The following DNA comes from bacterium.
CCTGCGCGACGCCGAGCGAGGAGAGCCACTCCTCGCGCATCCGCACGTAGGCCCCGAGAACCGGCAAAAGAAGCGCGAGCAGCAGCCCGTTGAGGAACGGCGCGAGGAAGATCGGGTCGAAGACCCGCGAGAAGTCGAGGTTCATCGCCCCACCTCCACCACGCGGTCGGCGACGCGGGCGAGGAAGTCGGCCTCGTGGCTGACGACGACGACGCCGCGGGCGTCGCGCGCCGCGGTCAGCGCCGCGGCGAGCGCGTCCACCGTCGCCGCGTCCATGTTGTTCGTCGGCTCGTCGAGGTAGACGAGGCGCGCCGGCGAGCCGAGGCAGGCCCAGACGCTGAGCAGCTGGAACTGCCCGCCGGAGAGCCGGTCGATCCGCGTCCGCAGCAGGGGGCGCAGCGTCTCCGGCGCCTCCGACGGCTTGGCGTGCGTCAGGCGCAGCACGTCGCGCGCCGCGATCGGCGCCTCGGCCGGGCGCACCGGCCGCTGCCGCTGCACCTCGACGCGCACCCCCGGCGCGGTCGTCGCCGTGCCGCCGAAGACGCGCGCCGTTCCGGCGAGCGCGCCGAGGAGCGTCGACTTCCCCGCGCCGTTCGGCCCGGCGACGCCGACGATCTCCCCGGCGTCCACGTGGAACGAGACCGGCCCGACGACCGGCGCGGCGTAGCCGGCGACGAGCCCCTCCACCGTCAGAAGGCGCTCGCTCATCGCGCCGCGCCCTTCGCGGCGGGATCCGCTTCGGCGCGCGCCGCGCGTCGGTCGGTCGAGGGCCGCGCGCTCATCGCGCCGCGCCCGTCGTCGCCGCCACCCAGCGGTCGATGTGGTCGAGGTACCCCTTGCCGTCGGCGCCGAGGTCGCACTCGAGCTGAAGCTGCCGCTCCGGCCAGCCGAGGTTCTTGGCGAGGAATCGCGGCCCTTCGCCCGGGTGGAACGAGTCGTAGAGGATCGCGCCCCGCTTGCCGGAGAGCGACGCGACGAGCTCCCGCAGATGCGCGGCCGTCGGCGGCACGCCGGGGAGCGGCTCGACGTAGCCGAGGATCGGCACGCCGAGCAGCGCGGCGAGGTAGTCGCCGTCCTTGTGGAAGAAGACGACGCCCGGCGCCCCCGCGGCGCGCCGCTTCCACTCGGGGATCCGCGCGGCGACGTCGCGCGCGAACGCCTCGGCGTTCGCCTTGTAGCGCGCGGCGCCGGCCGGATCGAGCGTCGCGAGCCGCGCGGCGAGCGCCTGCGCCACGCGCGCCATCCGCTGCGGGTCCATGTAGTAGTGCGGATTGCCGGCGGGGTGGACGTCGCCGCGCGCGCGGTCGGCGGCCTCGCCCTTGCCGAGGAGGTCGATC
Coding sequences within:
- a CDS encoding ATP-binding cassette domain-containing protein, which produces MSERLLTVEGLVAGYAAPVVGPVSFHVDAGEIVGVAGPNGAGKSTLLGALAGTARVFGGTATTAPGVRVEVQRQRPVRPAEAPIAARDVLRLTHAKPSEAPETLRPLLRTRIDRLSGGQFQLLSVWACLGSPARLVYLDEPTNNMDAATVDALAAALTAARDARGVVVVSHEADFLARVADRVVEVGR
- a CDS encoding metal ABC transporter substrate-binding protein — translated: MIKKSLVAFSLLAATAFAAEAKLNVVATTSSMGMLARVVAGDAAKITVLAPPDRDAHYLLAKPSMMFALRDADLLLAVGAELEVGWLPAALQGANNPKILPPRPGYFEGAAQIDLLGKGEAADRARGDVHPAGNPHYYMDPQRMARVAQALAARLATLDPAGAARYKANAEAFARDVAARIPEWKRRAAGAPGVVFFHKDGDYLAALLGVPILGYVEPLPGVPPTAAHLRELVASLSGKRGAILYDSFHPGEGPRFLAKNLGWPERQLQLECDLGADGKGYLDHIDRWVAATTGAAR